One Carassius gibelio isolate Cgi1373 ecotype wild population from Czech Republic chromosome A7, carGib1.2-hapl.c, whole genome shotgun sequence DNA window includes the following coding sequences:
- the LOC128017705 gene encoding uncharacterized protein LOC128017705 isoform X3: MEKPRHRCSVCHKTFTEKSNLTRHLKIHAVARETFDCDVCRKSLTTKSSLVSHQQKNQYPNIVLYWQGEARLQCTEAMAKRSGGELWKGQLVIVFGKYAGQTFKWLLENDVGWLVWLLFQYCQQGEQNELLKWQKERLLAYAREFPPVTWHLDRRLKVLSTVIELTDSSCCPRTPPLEQERWHGESG, from the exons ATGGAGAAGCCTAGACATCGGTGCAGCGTGTGCCACAAGACTTTCACTGAAAAGTCCAACCTGACAAGGCATCTGAAGATCCATGCCGTCGCCAGGGAGACCTTTGACTGTGATGTCTGCAGGAAGAGCTTGACCACCAAATCATCGCTGGTCAGCCATCAACAGAAAAACCAGTACCCCAACATCGTTTTGTACTGGCAAGGAGAGGCCAGGCTGCAGTGTACAGAG GCGATGGCCAAGAGGTCCGGGGGTGAGCTGTGGAAAGGTCAGCTGGTCATCGTGTTCGGGAAGTACGCCGGTCAGACCTTCAAGTGGCTTCTAGAAAACGATGTCGGCTGGCTGGTGTGGTTGCTGTTCCAGTACTGCCAGCAGGGAGAGCAGAACGAGCTGCTGAAGTGGCAGAAGGAGCGACTGCTCGCGTACGCCAGAGAGTTCCCTCCTGTCACATGGCACCTTGACAGGAGATTGAAG GTTCTATCAACTGTTATTGAACTCACCGACAGCAGTTGTTGTCCGCGTACACCACCTTTGGAGCAGGAGCGTTGGCATGGCGAAAGCGGGTGA
- the LOC128017705 gene encoding zinc finger protein 630-like isoform X2 has product MEKPRHRCSVCHKTFTEKSNLTRHLKIHAVARETFDCDVCRKSLTTKSSLVSHQQKNQYPNIVLYWQGEARLQCTEAAKSVAEAPSTVDDPTWLDPKTAEAMAKRSGGELWKGQLVIVFGKYAGQTFKWLLENDVGWLVWLLFQYCQQGEQNELLKWQKERLLAYAREFPPVTWHLDRRLKVLSTVIELTDSSCCPRTPPLEQERWHGESG; this is encoded by the exons ATGGAGAAGCCTAGACATCGGTGCAGCGTGTGCCACAAGACTTTCACTGAAAAGTCCAACCTGACAAGGCATCTGAAGATCCATGCCGTCGCCAGGGAGACCTTTGACTGTGATGTCTGCAGGAAGAGCTTGACCACCAAATCATCGCTGGTCAGCCATCAACAGAAAAACCAGTACCCCAACATCGTTTTGTACTGGCAAGGAGAGGCCAGGCTGCAGTGTACAGAGGCAGCAAAGTCTGTGGCAGAGGCCCCCAGCACCGTTGATGACCCTACATGGCTGGATCCCAAGACAGCAGAGGCGATGGCCAAGAGGTCCGGGGGTGAGCTGTGGAAAGGTCAGCTGGTCATCGTGTTCGGGAAGTACGCCGGTCAGACCTTCAAGTGGCTTCTAGAAAACGATGTCGGCTGGCTGGTGTGGTTGCTGTTCCAGTACTGCCAGCAGGGAGAGCAGAACGAGCTGCTGAAGTGGCAGAAGGAGCGACTGCTCGCGTACGCCAGAGAGTTCCCTCCTGTCACATGGCACCTTGACAGGAGATTGAAG GTTCTATCAACTGTTATTGAACTCACCGACAGCAGTTGTTGTCCGCGTACACCACCTTTGGAGCAGGAGCGTTGGCATGGCGAAAGCGGGTGA
- the LOC128016394 gene encoding uncharacterized protein LOC128016394 translates to MVTLLNDRVNSVSMNKVQRMLQQGHDEWYVERRDLYQTLLYEAHTAGSASYQKSILSFVKAAGTYTPPLPRTPLPCARVLRSLKRCMVMARAPCSMSPLNEWGQFLTTVVVAAESEGCYRRMAKGLMTRFERARAPAPTVIYADNNCCRDSGSSFLENLFRDWVQKGTVVRLDIRHWLHRWGAVVIKQSHAKYGVFMSALAGAVLAYYKDDMMLLIQAVRKGNQELYASLSDEDMIAFLKPHQIRSYVRRITCGVEETASAIESIITEFNGPAGLDIDGIHLFKSAQAVNSHRATASKHLSCMQDPPGIQLYVSVKVVVLNGVRLNKYRCQRGSNSLEGLHSHLYNAIPSEMWSYAIPISDVQ, encoded by the exons ATGGTAACTCTTCTGAATGACAGGGTCAACAGTGTGTCCATGAACAAAGTCCAGAGAATGCTGCAGCAGGGACATGATGAGTGGTACGTGGAGCGCCGTGACCTGTACCAGACTCTCCTGTACGAAGCCCACACAGCTGGATCTGCATCGTATCAGAAGAGCATCCTGTCCTTTGTCAAAGCTGCTGGTACTTATACCCCTCCCCTGCCCCGGACTCCCCTTCCTTGTGCCCGTGTGCTGAG GTCCTTAAAAAGATGTATGGTGATGGCCAGGGCACCATGCAGTATGTCACCTCTGAACGAGTGGGGGCAGTTCTTGACCACAGTGGTGGTGGCAGCTGAGTCTGAGGGGTGCTACAGACGCATGGCCAAAGGTCTGATGACCCGCTTTGAACGAGCTAGGGCTCCTGCACCAACTGTCATATATGCAGATAACAACTGTTGTCG TGACAGTGGTTCGTCCTTCCTGGAGAATCTTTTCAGGGACTGGGTGCAGAAGGGCACTGTGGTCAGACTGGACATCCGACACTGGCTGCACCGCTGGGGGGCTGTTGTCATCAAACAAAGCCATGCCAAGTATGGGGTGTTCATGAGTGCCCTTGCAGGTGCAGTGCTGGCCTACTACAAGGACGATATGATGCTCCTAATCCAGGCAGTCAGGAAGGGCAACCAGGAGTTGTATGCCAGTCTTTCAGACGAGGACATGATAGCCTTCCTCAAACCTCACCAGATCAGGTCCTATGTCAGACGGATCACCTGTGGAGTTGAG GAGACAGCTTCAGCAATTGAGTCCATCATTACGGAGTTCAATGGACCTGCAGGCCTTGACATTGATGGAATCCACCTGTTCAAATCAGCACAGGCAGTGAATTCTCACAGGGCAACTGCAAGCAAGCATCTTAGTTGTATGCAG GACCCCCCTGGTATACAGCTGTATGTGTCAGTGAAGGTGGTGGTGCTGAATGGTGTCCGCCTGAACAAGTACAGGTGTCAGCGAGGCAGTAACTCCTTGGAGGGCTTGCACTCACACCTGTACAATGCCATTCCCTCAGAGATGTGGAGTTATGCCATTCCAA TTTCTGATGTACAATAA
- the LOC128017706 gene encoding uncharacterized protein LOC128017706, whose amino-acid sequence MDPWQIQRLNQQAEVLFGKEHVLEPNFATPMPYPAVYKDPDEEELLGVEYAMCQSTSFTAKDYYAQQVEEEQSCEEEEMAEQSEDKLADEGVDMGAESEEDPMDTVSDKHVILTQSEQVEEEDSPALQDVLMTQSHLHLPGLEEVEVLALLILELADNSDRHLVPADLRLKICTAVGALQEHDRSAANFVKKYGVKVGLHPVLQMLGS is encoded by the exons ATGGACCCGTGGCAGATTCAGCGCCTGAATCAGCAGGCTGAGGTGCTCTTCGGTAAAGAGCATGTCCTCGAGCCCAACTTTGCCACTCCAATGCCCTACCCTGCTGTATACAAGGACCCAGACGAGGAGGAGCTCCTTGGAGTAGAGTATGCCATGTGCCAGTCAACCAGCTTCACTGCAAAGGATTACTATGCCCAGCAAG TTGAGGAAGAGCAGTCCTGTGAAGAAGAGGAGATGGCTGAACAAAGTGAGGACAAGCTGGCAGATGAGGGTGTGGACATGGGTGCAGAGTCAGAGGAGGATCCTATGGACACTGTCAGTGACAAACATGTAATCCTCACTCAGTCAGaacaggtggaggaggaggacagTCCTGCTCTGCAGGATGTGCTGATGACCCAGAGCCATCTGCATCTTCCTGGGCTGGAGGAAGTGGAAGTCTTGGCCCTGCTCATTTTAGAACTGGCAGACAACAGTGACCGTCACCTAGTGCCAGCTGACCTAAGGCTGAAGATTTGTACTGCAGTTGGTGCTCTGCAAGAGCATGACAGGTCTGCAGCCAACTTTGTAAAAAAGTATGGAGTCAAGGTGGGGTTACACCCTGTTTTGCAGATGCTTGGGAGCTGA